In Cydia splendana chromosome 26, ilCydSple1.2, whole genome shotgun sequence, the following are encoded in one genomic region:
- the LOC134803598 gene encoding uncharacterized protein LOC134803598: MDIDATWNKDLVDLEVKDCDLMSHSNTNDLDWNTEECSELGTLRLRGGGSPERDCKGRFVGKGRPGPKTSKESKETTVVSARTVSPSKSEVPEALTREESQSRPGSRRSLPDLRVNLSRCDESQTPAPSSSTKRKEAEAHVGDKGVDIESDTASMLSIRSEPAPDNKHGDGAESDSDMSCYSLSDTERRRRFWRKRGRGGLGSDSDETTEKRSQSASKRGRGRPPTTGQYVGLTKAKEEYNRAKREEMRLRAEEEVAGIQLPFLIRSQTSGPRLAGSVSPCAQDVLSAAALSQRVQTSLDAITLVAKNSGNLKGTFVKALKDAAVSIKETFECLLERTTSEETRHLQAQNDSLRAQLTELKAEMAQLRADFRDQFKRPSPAPPLPTEHLQPSGSSRKDTAGFPNTEEMMRSMTAQMGLMLDARLGALELEGRLLPAQPMRPPLAADRRHQAPHSQESEPAPKPNPKVRRGPPNLTEEPQKGKKRNKKKTTLAAVEAAAVRGAAKPAPRALPSAPIATDKAWNIEAKGGKKKKAGRGPQQKGKLAAIGAATSPRSQKQEASKLRPPRSTAVVLSLQPEAEEKGITYKRVIAAAKTQVDLSELDIQSVRFKVAATGARLLEVPGAASGPKADKLAEKLSQLFSPEEVRVSRPTKCVELRVSGLDDSVTSEDIAAAIVQAGDCAIQEVKVGDIKSDPWSLGSVWVRCPIAAAKKVAGKGRLLVGWVSAHVKLLEARAQRCYRCLEPGHVRAKCPSDIDRSQLCYRCGQVGHKAKECSAAPHCNVCATLGKEAGHRVGSKSCSAPPKRTKTKAGDGSRVSSQPVHPSTTTVDETQGVSEMDAS; this comes from the coding sequence ATGGACATTGATGCTACGTGGAATAAGGATTTAGTTGATCTGGAGGTGAAGGACTGTGACCTGATGTCGCACTCCAACACCAACGACCTAGACTGGAATACGGAAGAGTGCTCAGAGCTGGGCACTCTAAGACTGAGGGGTGGAGGATCGCCAGAGAGGGACTGTAAGGGTCGGTTCGTTGGCAAGGGCAGACCGGGCCCTAAGACCTCCAAAGAATCCAAGGAGACCACGGTGGTGTCGGCAAGGACAGTGTCTCCCTCAAAGAGCGAGGTACCGGAAGCCTTAACTAGAGAAGAATCACAGAGTCGACCGGGGAGTCGGAGATCGCTTCCGGACTTAAGGGTGAATCTCTCTCGCTGCGATGAGTCCCAAACTCCAGCTCCGTCTAGTAGCACAAAGAGGAAAGAGGCGGAAGCTCACGTGGGCGATAAAGGTGTGGACATTGAATCCGATACAGCGAGCATGCTCAGTATCCGCTCGGAGCCAGCTCCCGATAACAAGCATGGTGATGGTGCCGAGTCTGACTCGGACATGAGCTGTTATTCACTAAGTGACACCGAAAGGAGGAGGAGGTTCTGGCGGAAGCGCGGTCGCGGCGGCTTGGGGTCAGACTCAGACGAGACCACTGAAAAGCGGTCTCAGTCGGCTTCAAAGCGAGGTCGCGGTCGGCCCCCAACCACGGGACAGTACGTTGGTCTCACCAAAGCCAAAGAAGAGTACAACCGCGCCAAAAGAGAAGAGATGAGATTGAGGGCAGAAGAAGAAGTGGCTGGCATACAGCTGCCATTTTTAATTCGCAGTCAGACAAGCGGCCCAAGGCTGGCTGGCTCCGTCTCGCCCTGTGCGCAGGATGTCCTCTCTGCGGCTGCGCTCTCCCAGCGCGTGCAGACAAGCCTGGACGCAATAACATTGGTTGCCAAAAATTCCGGCAATCTAAAAGGCACGTTTGTAAAGGCACTGAAGGACGCGGCAGTGTCTATTAAAGAAACATTCGAGTGCCTTTTAGAGCGCACTACTTCAGAGGAGACGAGGCATCTGCAGGCCCAAAATGATAGCCTGCGCGCACAACTGACTGAATTAAAAGCTGAGATGGCACAGCTGAGAGCAGATTTCCGGGACCAATTTAAGAGGCCGTCCCCAGCCCCACCTCTGCCCACAGAACATCTGCAGCCATCCGGCAGCTCCCGCAAGGATACTGCAGGGTTCCCCAACACGGAAGAAATGATGCGCTCCATGACGGCGCAGATGGGGCTAATGCTAGACGCGAGGTTAGGAGCTTTGGAGCTGGAGGGTAGGCTACTGCCGGCCCAACCAATGCGGCCCCCGTTGGCTGCTGACCGGAGGCACCAGGCTCCTCACAGCCAGGAGTCCGAACCCGCTCCCAAACCCAATCCAAAGGTACGGCGAGGTCCTCCAAATCTCACAGAGGAGCCCCAGAAAGGGAAGAAGAGGAACAAGAAGAAGACGACCCTTGCAGCAGTCGAAGCCGCCGCGGTTCGCGGTGCCGCCAAACCTGCTCCTAGGGCTTTGCCTTCAGCCCCTATAGCCACGGATAAAGCGTGGAACATAGAGGCTAAAGGAGGCAAGAAAAAGAAGGCGGGAAGGGGACCGCAGCAGAAGGGAAAGCTCGCAGCAATTGGAGCAGCTACGTCACCACGGTCACAAAAGCAAGAGGCCAGCAAACTGCGCCCACCCCGCTCTACTGCTGTGGTCTTGTCCTTGCAGCCTGAGGCCGAAGAGAAGGGCATCACTTATAAAAGGGTGATTGCAGCGGCCAAAACACAGGTTGACTTGTCTGAACTGGACATTCAATCTGTTCGGTTCAAAGTTGCAGCTACCGGCGCGCGACTACTGGAGGTACCGGGGGCCGCCAGCGGTCCAAAAGCAGATAAATTGGCTGAGAAACTTAGCCAGCTGTTCAGTCCTGAGGAAGTCAGAGTGTCTCGGCCTACAAAATGTGTCGAATTGCGCGTATCTGGCCTAGATGACTCGGTGACATCAGAGGACATCGCTGCGGCGATTGTGCAAGCCGGTGACTGTGCGATCCAGGAGGTCAAAGTGGGCGACATAAAATCGGATCCCTGGAGCCTAGGTTCGGTATGGGTTCGCTGTCCTATCGCTGCAGCTAAAAAGGTGGCTGGAAAGGGAAGACTACTGGTTGGATGGGTGTCGGCGCATGTCAAGCTGCTGGAAGCGCGTGCCCAAAGATGTTACCGGTGCTTGGAGCCGGGACACGTGAGGGCAAAATGTCCTTCTGACATAGATAGGTCCCAACTGTGCTACCGTTGCGGCCAGGTGGGACACAAGGCGAAAGAATGCTCGGCGGCGCCGCATTGCAATGTCTGTGCAACGTTGGGCAAAGAGGCGGGTCATAGGGTAGGGAGCAAGAGCTGTTCTGCTCCACCCAAGAGAACGAAGACAAAGGCTGGCGATGGCTCCCGGGTCTCCTCGCAGCCTGTCCACCCATCCACTACTACTGTGGACGAGACTCAGGGGGTTTCAGAAATGGACGCCAGTTAA